From Mucilaginibacter rubeus, a single genomic window includes:
- the kdpB gene encoding potassium-transporting ATPase subunit KdpB, whose amino-acid sequence MNSTQNTLFQGDQMRDALKQSFIKLNPRVLFRNPVMFTVEIGTVVMLIVSLFSLTNKGQGSFGYNFTVFIILLLTVLFANFAEAIAEARGKAQAESLRKTREETPARLLVNGKEEKVMSSQLKKGDVFICETGDNIPTDGEIIEGIATIDESAITGESAPVIREAGGDKSSVTGGTKVLSDRIKVMVTTQPGESFLDKMIALVEGASRQKTPNEIALTILLAGFTLIFVIVCVTLKPFGDYSNTPITIAAFISLFVCLIPTTIGGLLSAIGIAGMDRALRANVITKSGKAVETAGDLDTLLLDKTGTITIGNRKATNFWPASGVDEQEFVMACVLSSLADETPEGKSIVELAEVGAHKLKIHAPADSVFIKFTAETRSSGLDTPDGLRIRKGAFDSIRNMALKAGNPFPADVEEQVKKISSNGGTPLVVAKNEKIMGVIELQDIIKTGIAERFERLRKMGVKTVMVTGDNPLTAKFIAEKAGVDDFIAEAKPEDKMNYIKKEQQGGKLVAMMGDGTNDAPALAQADVGVAMNSGTQAAKEAGNMVDLDNDPTKLIEIVEIGKQLLMTRGTLTTFSIANDVAKYFAIVPALFMVSMPALKALNIMDLHSPQSAILSAVIFNAIIIPLLIPLALRGVEYKPIGASALLRRNLLIYGLGGIIIPFIGIKLIDLAVSLFI is encoded by the coding sequence AACTCAAAATACATTGTTCCAGGGCGATCAGATGAGGGATGCTTTAAAACAGTCCTTCATTAAATTAAACCCACGCGTCCTGTTCCGTAACCCGGTGATGTTCACCGTAGAGATTGGTACGGTTGTAATGCTTATTGTAAGCCTGTTTTCGCTTACCAATAAAGGCCAGGGTAGCTTTGGTTACAACTTTACCGTGTTTATCATATTATTACTAACCGTATTGTTTGCCAACTTTGCCGAGGCCATTGCCGAAGCACGTGGTAAGGCGCAAGCCGAAAGCTTGCGTAAAACCCGCGAAGAAACACCCGCCCGTTTACTGGTTAACGGTAAAGAAGAAAAGGTGATGTCGTCACAACTTAAAAAAGGCGACGTGTTTATTTGCGAAACAGGTGACAACATCCCTACCGACGGCGAGATCATTGAGGGTATCGCTACCATCGATGAATCGGCCATTACCGGTGAATCTGCCCCGGTGATCCGCGAGGCAGGTGGTGATAAATCATCGGTTACAGGTGGTACCAAGGTACTATCCGACAGGATAAAAGTGATGGTAACTACCCAGCCTGGTGAAAGCTTCCTGGATAAAATGATCGCGCTGGTAGAAGGTGCATCGCGCCAGAAAACCCCTAACGAGATTGCCCTGACCATTTTGCTGGCAGGTTTTACATTAATCTTCGTGATTGTATGCGTTACCCTGAAGCCTTTCGGCGATTACTCTAATACGCCCATCACTATAGCCGCCTTTATATCGTTGTTTGTTTGTTTGATCCCTACCACTATCGGTGGCCTTTTATCGGCCATCGGTATTGCCGGGATGGACAGGGCTTTGCGTGCCAACGTGATCACCAAAAGCGGTAAAGCTGTTGAAACCGCGGGCGACTTAGATACTTTGCTACTGGATAAAACCGGTACCATTACCATTGGTAACCGTAAAGCCACCAACTTTTGGCCTGCAAGCGGTGTAGATGAACAGGAGTTTGTAATGGCCTGTGTATTGAGTTCTTTAGCTGATGAAACCCCCGAAGGTAAATCGATAGTGGAACTTGCTGAAGTGGGCGCTCATAAATTGAAAATTCATGCCCCTGCCGATTCGGTATTCATCAAGTTTACGGCCGAAACCCGTTCAAGCGGTTTGGATACCCCGGATGGTTTGCGAATCCGTAAAGGTGCTTTCGACTCTATCCGTAACATGGCCCTGAAAGCCGGTAACCCATTTCCTGCCGATGTGGAAGAGCAGGTGAAAAAAATCTCATCAAACGGTGGTACCCCATTGGTGGTTGCAAAAAACGAGAAGATCATGGGCGTTATCGAATTGCAGGATATCATCAAAACCGGCATTGCCGAACGTTTTGAGCGCCTCCGTAAAATGGGTGTTAAAACGGTGATGGTGACCGGTGATAACCCGCTTACCGCCAAGTTTATTGCCGAAAAGGCCGGTGTAGATGATTTTATTGCCGAGGCTAAGCCGGAGGATAAAATGAACTACATTAAAAAAGAACAGCAGGGCGGTAAACTGGTAGCCATGATGGGCGACGGTACAAACGATGCCCCCGCGCTGGCCCAGGCCGATGTTGGCGTAGCCATGAACAGCGGTACACAAGCCGCCAAAGAAGCCGGTAACATGGTTGACCTTGATAACGACCCCACCAAGCTGATTGAGATCGTGGAGATAGGTAAACAGTTATTAATGACCCGTGGTACGCTCACCACTTTCAGTATCGCTAACGATGTGGCCAAATACTTCGCCATTGTACCGGCCTTGTTTATGGTGTCTATGCCGGCTTTAAAGGCGCTGAACATTATGGATCTGCACAGTCCGCAATCGGCTATACTTTCGGCGGTAATATTTAATGCTATTATTATTCCATTGTTGATACCGCTGGCATTGCGTGGTGTGGAATACAAGCCGATTGGTGCAAGCGCCCTGTTACGCCGTAACCTGCTTATTTATGGCTTAGGCGGTATAATTATACCTTTTATAGGCATTAAATTAATTGATTTAGCTGTTTCATTATTCATATAA
- a CDS encoding K(+)-transporting ATPase subunit C, translating to MKTYLLPSIKLTLILIVLTAGIFPLAIAGIGKFTPGKGDGETITYKGRVVGYANIGQKFTKDEYFWGRPSAVDYNAAGSGGSNKGPSNPDYLKQVEGRIDDFMKHNPGVTRSQIPAELVTASGSGLDPDLSPVGAKVQVARVAKVRGLSADAVNKLVDEHTEGPWLGMFGPAKVNVLKLNVALDGLKK from the coding sequence ATGAAAACATATTTGTTGCCATCCATCAAGCTAACTTTAATACTCATTGTATTAACAGCGGGCATATTTCCTTTAGCTATAGCCGGTATAGGTAAATTTACTCCGGGCAAAGGTGATGGTGAAACCATTACTTACAAAGGCCGCGTAGTTGGTTATGCCAACATCGGTCAAAAATTCACTAAAGATGAATATTTCTGGGGCCGCCCCTCTGCGGTTGATTATAATGCTGCCGGTTCAGGAGGTTCAAACAAAGGCCCGTCAAATCCTGATTATTTGAAACAGGTTGAAGGCCGTATCGACGATTTTATGAAACACAACCCTGGCGTAACCCGCTCACAGATCCCTGCCGAACTGGTTACCGCATCCGGTAGTGGCCTGGACCCTGATCTTTCACCGGTCGGTGCAAAAGTTCAGGTAGCGCGCGTAGCTAAAGTTCGCGGTCTTTCTGCTGATGCTGTAAACAAACTGGTTGATGAACATACCGAAGGCCCGTGGTTAGGTATGTTTGGCCCTGCTAAAGTGAATGTATTGAAGCTGAATGTGGCTTTGGATGGTTTGAAGAAATAG
- a CDS encoding sensor protein KdpD, whose translation MNEDTKEQSVEHFLELIKKSRRGKFKVYIGMSAGVGKTYRMLQEAQTLLRNGIDVKIGYIETHNRKETHALLEGLPVIPRRKLFYKGKELEEMDLKAVISLRPEVVIVDELAHTNIEGSSNEKRWQDVMEILNAGINVISAVNIQHMESLNEEVQRITGATINERVPDKVLQLADEVVNIDLTADELIERLKEGKIYDEKKIPTALSNFFQAERILQLRELALREVAHQVERKIDIEVPKTIKLRPELFLACISTNDESAKVIIRKTARLSSYYRSKWYLLYVQTSRESSDKINLAAQRHLINNMKLATQLGGEVLKVKDDNVARTIWETAEKYDITTICIGKPRFKFYQLIMKTAVFTQLLNKMSKTDIDLVILS comes from the coding sequence ATGAACGAAGATACCAAAGAGCAGTCGGTTGAGCATTTTCTGGAGCTGATTAAAAAATCGCGCCGGGGAAAGTTTAAGGTATACATTGGCATGAGCGCGGGTGTGGGTAAAACCTACCGGATGCTGCAGGAGGCTCAGACCCTGTTGCGCAATGGTATCGACGTGAAAATTGGTTACATCGAAACCCATAACCGGAAAGAGACCCATGCCCTTCTTGAAGGTTTACCGGTAATTCCCCGGCGTAAGTTGTTTTACAAAGGGAAGGAGTTGGAGGAGATGGATTTAAAAGCCGTGATCAGCTTACGGCCCGAGGTGGTTATAGTTGATGAACTTGCCCATACCAATATTGAAGGCAGCAGCAACGAAAAGCGCTGGCAGGATGTGATGGAGATCCTGAACGCTGGTATTAATGTGATCAGCGCGGTAAATATTCAGCATATGGAAAGCCTTAATGAGGAGGTGCAGCGGATAACCGGAGCTACCATCAATGAGCGGGTTCCGGATAAAGTGCTGCAACTGGCTGATGAGGTAGTAAACATCGATTTAACTGCCGATGAACTGATTGAGCGCCTGAAAGAAGGCAAGATATATGATGAAAAAAAAATCCCTACCGCACTGAGTAATTTTTTCCAGGCGGAGCGGATATTGCAGTTACGTGAACTGGCCCTGCGCGAGGTGGCCCACCAGGTTGAGCGGAAGATTGACATTGAAGTGCCTAAAACCATTAAGTTGCGGCCGGAACTGTTTTTGGCCTGTATAAGCACCAATGATGAGTCGGCTAAGGTTATTATCCGTAAAACGGCAAGGTTGTCATCATATTATCGCTCAAAATGGTATTTGCTTTATGTGCAAACCTCGCGTGAGAGCAGCGATAAGATTAACTTAGCCGCTCAAAGGCACCTCATCAATAACATGAAGCTGGCCACGCAGCTGGGCGGTGAGGTGCTGAAAGTAAAAGACGATAATGTGGCCCGTACCATTTGGGAAACTGCCGAAAAATATGATATCACCACGATTTGCATTGGCAAGCCGAGGTTTAAATTTTACCAGCTTATTATGAAAACAGCCGTGTTTACACAGCTACTAAATAAAATGTCCAAAACTGATATTGACCTTGTAATACTCTCATAG